From Alternaria dauci strain A2016 chromosome 2, whole genome shotgun sequence:
TGAGTTTGGTGTTTTCACCCTTGAGAAGCTCTAATGTCTGGACAGCCATACTGTCCTCCTTCATCTTGCTGAGGAGTTCTTTGTGAGCCGATTCCAGCTGCTCAACTTCGTGCTCCAGGTCCGCAACTTTCTCCAGAAGACCCTCCACCTTGGTATCGGCCTTGTTTTTCTCCTTCTTGACGGTGTCCAACTCAGTGCTGAGACTGCTGACTTGTTCGGACAGGGCAGATTTCTCACGGTTGAGCTTAGTGATCTGGTCCTCGAGGTTGGCAAGCTTGGTGAGGCGCTGCCTCAACTCGGCATTCTCCTTCTGGTGACGCTCGAGATCGATGTTCAGGCCTTCGACATGCTTGATTTGCTCGTTGAGTTTCTGAGAATACATTAGTATCATTCGTGTTAGACTTGCTATAGCATTATCGCTTACTGTAAAGGCCTTTGCATGCTCAATCGCCTGGTTGGCGTACTTCTCATTCAGCACCTTGttctccttcttcgccttATCGGCATCGAGTCTGGCTGTGCTCTCGCCTCCTTTCAGCTGGCTGATCATGGCGTTCAGAGCTGTCGCCTTCTGAGTCTCCTTTGCCAACAGGTCGGCAGTCGATTTCAGCTCGGTGGTGAACCGATCAGTGATCTCCTGCTCGGAAGAGTTCATCTTAGCTTCAAGGTCCTGGACAGCTTTGCGCATGGTATCCACCTCGGCGAGAAGCTGCTTCTTGGAGTCTACAAGAGTCTCAAGCTCTTTCTCTAGACCGGTAAGTTTCTGGCGATCTCCAGCCTTTGTTGAGCGCTCCTCCTCCAACAGCTGCGAATACTTGTCGATCTCCGTACGGAGATTGCCCTTCTCGAGTGTGAGACGTGAAACACGCTCATGGAGGTCTTCGAGCTCCTTCAGCTTGTCGGCAGTTTGTTCCTTGTACGCAAGGAAAGCCTCTTGGCGCTCCAGAATGAGGTTGTGCTGGAGGTTGATCTGCGTGACGTACGGTGTTAGTTAATATCTCACAGATACGAAGGGTGGTCTGAGTGCCGCTAACCTTCTTGTGTTGGATATTAAGTTCGTCTTGTGTGTCTTTGATGGCCTCATTCACCAATGAGCTGTGGTACAGGCTCATGTTGTTGCGCTGTTTCTCAAGGAACACAGGCAGCGCTTCCTTGGCCTCACTTGCTGCAGCAAAAAGCTGTTCCAATTCATCCCAGAGCTGAGTGGTGATCGAATTGTTCGCCTCTGGTGACGCCTCACGGATCAGCTCTAGCAGTCGGCGTGTGTTGGTGATAGTGTTTGAGACAGTTCTGGAGAATTTCTTGGAGTGTTTGGCAACTTCTTCCTTCAACACATTGCCCTGGAAAATGGCGAGCTGGGCATCGGCGTTGTGCTGAGCTACGTCGAGAGCGACGGGACCGGTCTTCAAGGCGGCGATCTGCTCTTTGGTGGCCATGGCGGTATCGGCGTTGGGGACGGCAGCGACGGATGCGGATGCGGATGCGGCCAACGCTGCTTTCCTCTGTATGGGATCAGCATACATGGAGTATCCGAGAGAGACCGGGCCGCTGTAAGACTGCGCAGATGCCATTGTCGGAAGTCTTGCTAGACGCAACGGTCAGTCAGAGCTTACCATGCAAACCACGGATAACGTACCTGGAGAGCTGTTCTATGGCTTGTGATGGACGGTAGAAGATTGTAAGAGCTTGAAGCGACTCAGTTTGCAATTCTGGGGGTGCGATTTTGTTGTTGCTGGTGGGGTGAAGCTGGCACGGTGTTTATGGACAGAAAAGTGAGGGCAGTCGCGCTCCGCATCAGGGCAGCACCGAGGCTGGTGCTCTCACCACTTAAGCGAATTGGTGAGAGAGTGAGAGAGACACCAATAGATGCAGCCTAATCAAAATATGTCTCCTCACGGTGAAGTGACAATCAAAGGAAATACATGTATCAACTACGCCCACCTACTAGGTAGGCAGGCGAGACTGCCGTCACCTTTTCTCACTTTAGCACAGTGGTTCAAGAGACCTATCCATGTTGAGACTACAAAGTTGATAGCAGCAGACATCGATGCACGCCAAacaagggaaaaatcgaacgccACCCCTGTAGTTGCCCAGGCAGAGTGCCGCCATACAAGGAGGATTAGTTGCTCTTCCTGTAGTCGCCTGAGCAAGGTGTTCGATTTTTCTCTTGTATGGCGTGGATGTGAACATATTGTCATGGAAGACTGTGATGCGAAAGACATGGTTGGCTGTCGGCCAGGCTGGAAGGTGAAAACTCCAAACAACACGAGACATAACAAGGACCAGAAGAGGGTGAGATATGATTACTGGTGAAGATGTGAGAATTGGTCTCTGGAAACAATAGCCTTAAACGACGACTCTTATCGTTCTTGAAGCAGCCAGTTGATGGCATCACCAGATATGCTCAGCTTCGGGTATCCATTGGCGATGGCAATTTCTCGGATGTACTGATCGTACGTTATTATGGAGGTATGACGGGATTGGCAATCGCAAAAGACCGACTAGACAGGTTTGACTTGTGGAAAGAGTAGGATGTGCAATCTCCTCCAGGACTTTTCCTTGTCGTCTCCACAGCCCGCCAAGCTGCATGTGCAACCAAAGACGGGATAGCACCATGGCTAACTCAGAATTCGATCAACTCCCCCTCAAAGAAACAAAGAATGCTGACGGAGCTGGTGGCAAGACACGGCTTAAGCCTCGGTTACTGAAGTTGACACAAAAAGCAAAAGGCGCGTCATGAAGCTCGCCTGTCAAACTAGGAAGACGGGTCAAGTTCCCATTCGACATTCACTGTGTGACGGTCACCTCGGTTGGAGATGGGCCAGGGGGCCGATTGCAGTTCGTCGTGGCAGGCGTGCAGAGGAGGGCACATTTCGGTTTTGATCGAGTCGACGCAAAGGTGGGAAGGTGGGAAGGTGGGACATGCAGCAAGTTCCAGACACTTAGGCTCCCGGATACCCGCGCAAGACACGGTCCACCCCTTTGACGAGTGTTGGAACGGAGCTAGTTCACTGTGGTTTGGGTGAGGCTCGTGGAATGTGTTGCAGTGGGTCGAACGAATAGGGGGCTCCTGTCTATTTATCCACCTGCGCATGGGGAATGGCCGGTTGAGCGCACACGAGTGGGGGTTGGAGCATGCCAGCGCGAGGCGAGACTGGTGAGTTGAGGTGAATAGGGCCGTAGAGCAGGCTCAGTGCAGAGGCACGATCACAGGCAGGTGGGAAGAACGGCCGAATCGTGGCGTGTGGGACAAGCATTGGAGGGTTTGGGGTGGGTCCACTCTCGGAGGTATGGTTGCGGAAAGAGCCGCCATACAGTGCCTGAAACACAGCTTAAGCTGTGCCTAGGCATCTACTCGCCTGCCCTGCAGCTTCTGCGGTCACTTCGACATGGAAGCATGAATGCATTTGGACGAGGAGACTGGCAAGAGCTGGCGTTGCAAGGGCACGAGCCGGCAGAGATGGCTAGCCATGTTGCACTCGCCTGGTGCCCTGCTAGCAGCAGCGTACGATATCGGCATGCCCCCCGCCCCCCTACCGCGGACCAGTGAAACGTTGAGACACCGGCAGAGGTCCAAAGCATCAGGTTGGGGAGCGACATTCTAGTCATGTTTCAATGCGGCGGCAGCAGGCTTCCTAGCCTGGAGGGGGGGAGCCTTGTACAGTAGTAGACTTGTATGTAGCGGGAATCGATCGTCACGCCAACCTCCCGTCTCGTGGCTTTCACGTCGACCATCACGTTGCTGTCGCAGATCGCAGCCCAAAGCAGCCTGGACATCCGAACGCGTCGGGCCTGCGCACGCTCAACCTGCCGTGTCGCGGGAAAGACATTTAATATCACCCTACCCGCCCAGCTGGGTCCGCGAACGGTGCAGATCAGGGATTCTTCGGCAAAGCACCAGGGCACGTTATTTCTTGCACCAGCTCCAATGCCGTCCCGGCTGTTTCTGTCATCTTGTTAGCTTCTGAGTAGTGCATAGTGTCTCGTTTGCTGTGCATGTTCACTGACATTGATTTTTTTGCTTCTTCGTCCCTCGTTCTGTCGCGCACCCCATTGCCTAGTTGCCCTCACTAGCACCCTCCACAGCACCAGGCGACTGCATCCCCCTCCCCCAGCGTCCGGTAGCGTCACCCTCCTTGATTCCAATTACAGACGCGAGCCACGCAACGCTAAGACTATAGCTGACCCCCACAAGTAGGCCTCGACTGCAACTTTTGCTGCTAGCCTCGCTGTATGCTCGTCGCCCATCTCTAGCGTGTCGCGACTTCCTTCCCTCTGTCGCAGCTGCCCCCAGCTTTCTCTGCCCCGTCTCTCTCTGCCATTACATGGCACCGGTCACCATGTGCTTCGGACGAAAACCCTCTGCTACCGACCCGGAGTCCAGGAAGAATGCCGAAATCGAGAAGAATCTGCGAACAGACCGGAAGCGGGCTGAGCGCGAGGTGAAGCTGTTGCTACTCGGTATGCATGTCAATTAAGAAACCGGTGAAGCAGCGTGACTGAGACAAGAGTGTGCAGGTGCCGGTGAGAGCGGCAAGTCAACGGTCCTCAAGCAGATGCGCATCATCAACGCCGGCGGATTCCAGAGTCTCGAGCGCAAAACATGGCGGGCTACCATCTTCAACAACTTGGTCTCGGCCTTCCAGACCATCTACGCGGCCATGCAAGAAGACGACATAGACTTcgaggacgacgacaacATTGTACGCCCAGTCGCCACTCGCTCAAGAACAGTGCTAACCAACGGCAGCGGTATTCCGAGATGGTCAACTCTGCGCCCGACATTGGTACCGAGGAGCCCATGCCCGAAGAGTTCTACACAGCCTTCAATTCCCTCTGGGCCGACAAGGGCGTGCAGCTCACCATACTCAAGGGCAACCAGTATGCGCTGCACGACAACTTGAACTAGTACGTCATGTGCGGCCTTCTCTACTTGACCCAAACTCACAGTCTCAGCTTCTTCCAGAACGTCGACCGCCTGTTCCAAAAAGACTTCCTCCCCACCGACCAAGACATCCTGCGCACGCGATTACGGACGACCGGTATCTCCGAAACCATCTTCGAGCTGGGCAACCTGACATACAAGATGGTCGACGTTGGTGGTCAGCGATCAGAGCGAAAGAAGTGGATTCACGTCTTTGACAACGTGCAAGTCGTGCTCTTCCTTGTCGCCATCAGCGGATACGACCACGTGCTGGTAGAAGACAGGAATGGCGTAAGTCTTTTTTTTTTGAACGCACAGCTGTACATGCACTAACTGGACCAGAACCAAATGCACGAAGCTCTGATGCTATTCGAATCCATATCCAACTCCAAGTACTTTGAAAAGTCGGCGCTTATCCTCTTCCTCAACAAGATCGATTTGTTTACGGAGAAGATTGCAGGCGGAATGAGCCCGATCAGGAGGACATTCTCCGACTACACTGGCGGCGACAGAGATGTCGAGGCAGGCAAAGAGTTCTTCGCAAACAAATTCCGCAACCTCGTACGGCAGCCCAAGAAGGAGGTCTACGTCCACTACACAAACGCGACCGATACGAATTTGCTCAAGATCACCATGACATCCGTACAAGACATGATCGTCCAGCGCAACCTCAACGCCCTGATACTATAGTAATCACAGATGGACGCCTTGCGCGGAGCCATTCTCATGGCCTTAGATCGGCAGCGGGGAGGAGCGCTCACTCGCTCGCCCAAGCGAAAGCCAGGGACGCACACCCACCCGCGCTGCCGATCCACCCACCTGCCCTAGAACTGGATGGTCCACCTGGCGGGACCCGGAGTAGCAACGGTCTTTGAGTGGACGAGGAGAGACGATTTCCACGGCCCATTCCACTTTATACCCCCGATATCCCTTTCTCCACTTCTTCCATCTTCGCCAATACTTTGACGATCTCACGACATAATCTCTGGGTCTTGATTCCGAGTCTCGATCCTGGTCTTTTCCTTTTTCTTTCTGGTTCTTCTAGTAAGCGAACCCGCAATTTTGTAGATTGAATAGTTTATGCAGATCTAAGGAGATGAGCATGTCTTGAACCTGGGCTGCTGGGAGGTACAGAGGTTGGACAACTAGCGTCCAATGGACGTGTCTATACCTATCTGAACATCTCGTCTAGCAGCTTGCTGAGAGTAGCAGGATCACAGATTGGGGCCAGATAATGTCATGTACAAGAGTATATTACACGGCATTTGACGTGCAGAGGAGATGCAAGCACATTACAATTTGGTGCTGCAGTCTAATATCACAAACTAACTACTCAACTCCGAATGTCTGATTTCCTCACCCTTTCACCCTCAGAATGGTCACATAGCCTACTTACCCAGTACCATGGTCACAAAGAAAGAGATGAGGCAACTTGCACTCCATTTTACCCTCGTATTTACCCAACTCCCCTCGCGTTAAGCGAAGGACGACCCCAGGAAGTCGGCCAATTTAGTATGAGAGTTATAATTATGCCGCAAATCCCGCAGGATCCCAACGCAACGCCATGCACGCGCGGTTGCGGCGTGGTTGACTACACACCCTAACCAGTCGGTCGGCCAGTCGCCTTTTCGGTCCGTGCCGCTTTTCTTTCCGCGAACGAGCGGTGTTTGACTCGCGACGTTACAGTGCTCAATGGAGGGTCTATCCATGGATAAGAGTAGGTGTGGCTGGGCGGACGCAAAAGGTGGGCTAAGATGTTTAGGTAGAAAACGCAGTATGGTGTGTGGTGGACACGAATAGATGTTGGGCGCTTAGGGTTAAATCGTGAGGTTTTATTTAGAGTCTTGTAAGGGTGGGGTCCAAGGTTGGGTGTTAGTGAGTGTGGTATACGTTGTATCGAAGGGGGGTGCGAAGTGAAGTAGTGACAATGGGGCAATCCCTTGCTCGCTTGTTCCAAGGGGGAAGAGATCAGAGGATATGCGGGACAGAGGTTGCGTGCTTTGCATACTACTGTGGACATGTGTTCTCTCCAAGTGCAAAGCATCTGCGCGTGCCTACTGCAAGTGCGCAAAAAGCATATGTGGATCCATGTAGACTCGATTCATAACATCACATCCAAGCCGCTTCACCCGTAACCCGGGCTAGACAAAGCAATTAGTCGTCTCAGAGTTGTGCGTGTTTTTGCCAAAATAGCTAGTTTCTCTATGGTACGTTTCTGTATGAGGGTGCCTGGGTAGAGAGTGTCGACTACCTTATATCGTCATATCCTTGGCCTGTTACAAAGTGACGGGCCGCGATTCGACGAAGATTGCGCAAGGCGGTAGGTATCCGTAACAATCTTGACCTCGAATTCTTTGACGTCCACACCGGCGGGTGTTACTCACTCGGCTTCAGTCTCAAGTGCTAGGTAAAGATGGATGTCAAAATACAGGTCCGGAGTGTCTCGGCGACCAAGTCTGCTTAGAGAATACAAGGACACAGACTTTGAAGTGCATGCCATGGGGCTGTGAGTAGCCAATATCAGAGGTGGTGCATCGAATGTCGGTAAGAGTGAACAAGAGACGCGTGACATGTAAGTGAGCGTGACATGTGCCAGTGCCAGTACTAGTGCGGTTCGGGGAAACATCGGCGCGTGGTGACCTGCAGCAAGTCCTGATAGCCGGCCGCCTTGAGCCTCATCAAAGACCATCGTCATACCCCAATACCCCTCCACCCAGCTGGCCATGTTCTCGCCCGCTGTTGGCAGAGTCGCCCGCTCTGCAAATACTCTGGCTGCTGCGCCGGCCAGCTCGTTTGCCCTGACCCGCTGCGCCCGCTCTGCGCTGAGTAGCAGCACTGCGCCGCAACACGCCTTCCGACCCAGTCACCAGCGGCGCTACTCGTCGTCGAAGCCGTCGACACCCCCGAAcagcaagaagaagcccaCCGAGCTGGACCAGAATGCCTCGGCAGAGCTCCCCGGTGCAGGCAAGAGGTCCCGCGAGACGAAGAAGCTGAAAGAGCCCTCGACGGCTACTACAGGCAACAACGTGCCCTTTGTGCCACCCACAAATCACCTCCGGGAAGACGGTATGCTGCGGCAAGGGTAGACGCTTCCATGCACGTGCTAACACCAGACAGACGTGAAGCTATCCGCCTTCTTCGGCCTCCACCGCCCCATCTCCATCTCGCGCTCCTTCCCCAGTTCCACGTCGACCGCTGAATTCGATGCCTTCTTCGATGCGGACCGCGCAAACGACGTCCAAAGAATGGAAGCCACCAAGAATGTTCTGAGCAGCTTCTTGGACCGCATGCACGCCGAGATAGATGCGCAAGAAGAGCAGCAAGCCGACGCAATACAGTCGGAACAGCATATCATCCACGTCGATGTTCAGCCGACAAAGGAGAACATCGAAAACTGGGCCGCCCGCCTCGTTCCCTTCCAACCGCCACCGGCACCCAACATGAACGACCCAGTCTACAGCACGACCGAGTCCGAGTCCCACTCTGCCCATGGTCTCTCCGCCAGCATCAACCAGCGCATAACCGAAGTCCCGCTGCCTTCGGAACAAGGCCGGCCGTGCACATTCCGCGAACACGTTGCGCAGCGACGATACGGCATGTACATGATTAGTGTAAAGCGGCAACGGAAGCTCAAGATGAAGAAGCACAAGTACAAGAAACTGATGAAGAGGACACGATTGCTGCGGAGGAAGCTGGACAGGACCTAGTGAGTATATAGCGTGGCGTTATAAGCCTGCATGGTCAGGTCGAAGAGAATGGCTTCACCGACCTGCGGCATGCTGGACTTGGGACTTGCATGTTGCCTGCGCAGGTGCGAAACGGGTCGCCATGACCACGAGTAACACGCGCGGCTCCAACAGTCGCCTCTCCATGGCCTCTCCGGTTGACAGAAGGCATTACGAATCTACCCGACTCATTTCTCGATTCCTGCGCATTTTCTTGGTGTTTTGAGCAGGTTGTTTTGATCGCATATGGCGCCAGACAAATCGCGTCATCTCCCCCAATATTACCGTCCAATCTCCACCATTACGTGCATTGTCCTTGCATTGCGTTTCCGCCCGCGAATCTCGCTGTTTTCTCATGCATCGCAACACGTCTTTGGGAATTCGAATGGAAGTTCCAAGACGGAACGCATTGATGATCGGCGCCGTCAAGCGACGTTCGTCGACGGCGGCTATAGGCGTAGCTCCGTGTCGCAAAGTCACATGAAACCCCACCGCGACTGAGGCCGTCACAACACCCCCAAGATCAGGCATCGGCAACGTCAGTATCTTGAGTCGATGCCCCGCATAGGAGCCTCAGGAGATGGCTACTAAGACGTAGCGAAGTCGCAGCCCGGCAATCATACGTTCCAGCACGCCAAAGAACGCATGACGCCTTGGCAGGAACACCCCTCAGTCATTTTTCCATCACGTTTGCCAAACTCCGCTGTGTTCTGGGCGACGGATCAAAGGCTGGATACGGATCTTGGGCGCATGGTTGTAACATGTAAGTGATCCTTGTTGGTCCTACCCCGGCTATGGCGCTTTCAAGGTATGTTCCTCATGAAGAGAGGCAAGTGAAAAGGTGATATATAAATCGGCGTTATCTCGCCCACATTTCAAAGGCCGGCAACTTCGACAACAGCAAGTCAACAGTAGCATCCAGCAAACTCTTCCTTTCGCTTTCCAGCACTTTTTCCATTCTTTCGCCCAGGTCGGCACCATTAACTTCTACCCTATCCATACTCACTTGTTCCAAAGAGCTAGTCTCTCATTTCACGTTTAAAGTTTAAAGTGCTACAACTTTGTCTTTTCTTCGGTCGATTTCAAATCACACACCAGTAAACATGGTTTCCAAGACTTTCATGATCGCGGCGATGATCGCCTACGTCCAGGCCCGTTTCGGTCAGGAGCAAATCCCCATCGATGCTATCAGCAGCGTCCAGGGTGGCGATGCTGGTGCCGCTGCTACTATTGCTGGCGCGGCCATCTCTGACCTTCTTGGTGCAGCAAACTCTTGCGACAAGGTATGTCTCCCCGCACTATAACGGCCCGCTTGCCCAGTCTCTCTAACGCGTAAAACAGCTCGTCCGTGCTGACCAGATCTTTACGGAACTCGGTGGAGGTGCCGATGCCCTGGCTGCCGCTATTGGTATGGTTACCGCAGAGAAGAACACCAACCCCTTCGCTGGCGGCAATGCCCAAAACGTGTGTGGCGATGCTTCTCTCCCTGTCACTCCCGAGCTCCGCGGTATCACTCCTCTTATCGACCCTGATGTTGATGTCAACGGCGACGCTGCGGCCCTTAGCCAGAGCAGTGCTGCTTCTCCTCTTGCGGCCGATGGTCTGAGTGTCTTTGATCTCATGGACCAGGCTGGTCTCGGTGACCTTGTTGTCAGCCAGGCTTCTGCCGGTGGTGCTGCTGCGGGAGGGGCTGCAGGCGATGCCGATCAAGGTGGAAACCAGGCGGCTGCTGGTAACAACAACGCGGATAACTCTGCGGACGACAATGCTGCTAACAACGGCAACGCGAACAACAATCAGCAACAACAAGATGCCGCCGCTGGCAACTCTACTGCTGATGCTGGTAACAACAATGCAAACAACGATAACCAGAATTCCAATGCTTGCAATAACAACAACGTCAACAACCAGAACGGTAACCAGAACGGTAACCAGaacaacaacgacaacaacagcaacaatCAGCAAAACGgaaacaacaacaaccagaACGACGACCAGCAAGATGCCGCAGCAGGGAACGATAACAACAATGCGGATGCTGATGCTGGTGCTGATGCAGGCAACGCAGCGGGAGCCGGAGGCGAAGACTTCGGCCTCTGCACACCCACCATAACCTTCCAAGGCGGCGAGAACGGTCGCCCGGCTGATGAATTCACTTTCCAGATTGCCGACCCCCTCGCCCGCGGCGGCCAGGGAGAAGCCCTGAACCCCGATATCATCACCAACGCTCTTTGCAACCAACTGACCAACGTCTGCGAGGCAAACGATGCTGCTGTTGCCACATGCGAGAGTGCTGCTGCCGCTGTTCAGGGCGGAGAAAGGAACAAGGCTTTGGCGGATCAATTCAACAGCCTTGTTGGATTTGCAGGTGCGGTCACGAACCCTGATGGTGGACCTGAGGATGTTGCTGCTGCTAAGGCAAGGAAGATGCGCAGGGGACTTAGGATGTAGAGAAGAGATGCGATAGGAGAACAGCGCACACTTGGCTGGATGCTTACTGTCACGAAGTTGCTCAACTTTTCCTTTTCTTTATGCTGtattcttatactatagCGTTTGCCTTTTGCGGAGCGACGACTAGATTGATATCGATGAACACAACTGCTACGATCAACAACCTGTGTCTTCGTCATTGGGAAATCAGATGAAGATTGACTACCTCTATCCCCATTGTTTGGCTGTGGGGTTTCTCGTACATCTCGTGATGTCTTTTGTGATACTGTGAGATGCATTCTGTTGAGCCTCCCAAGCTCAGTGGTGGGATTATAGCATTCTGAATGGACTCTCAATTCTTGGCCGTGTTTGATGTGTCAAGTGGCGGTGAAAGTTTTCTTGTCATCTCGTAAGAGCTGAAATTTGAAGGGTTTGTCATGGTTGCACGCCCATGTCCATGCCTTCCAGCCCGTTAATATCAGGTACAATTACTAATTCCCTTTCTTCCTTGGCTGCATGTAGCAGTCTTATTCGCGAATCGGTCCAGTGTATTCTGAAGTCAGCGGCGTCTTGTGAGGGATATGTTCTCTACTTCCAGACGCTGGTGTTGGATTCCCTTTTTCGTGATGTGGAGGGTTGGTCTAGCCACTGGATAATCTGGAAGCGTTCCCGCCACTAACGACATCTGTGGCAGCTGAGCGCATGCGGAGATTTCCACCCTCCTTGGTGTGCTATAATCTTGGTTCAAggcagactggaacacgtTCTGAAAAGGTATTTGCATTGGCTTGCGGTGTTCTCCTAGTACGCGGCAGCAACTATCCGTATCTACGATTTCTCCTCGGTCGAGAGG
This genomic window contains:
- a CDS encoding mitochondrial 37S ribosomal protein mS38 , giving the protein MFSPAVGRVARSANTLAAAPASSFALTRCARSALSSSTAPQHAFRPSHQRRYSSSKPSTPPNSKKKPTELDQNASAELPGAGKRSRETKKLKEPSTATTGNNVPFVPPTNHLREDDVKLSAFFGLHRPISISRSFPSSTSTAEFDAFFDADRANDVQRMEATKNVLSSFLDRMHAEIDAQEEQQADAIQSEQHIIHVDVQPTKENIENWAARLVPFQPPPAPNMNDPVYSTTESESHSAHGLSASINQRITEVPLPSEQGRPCTFREHVAQRRYGMYMISVKRQRKLKMKKHKYKKLMKRTRLLRRKLDRT